One window of the Populus trichocarpa isolate Nisqually-1 chromosome 9, P.trichocarpa_v4.1, whole genome shotgun sequence genome contains the following:
- the LOC7457542 gene encoding caffeoyl-CoA O-methyltransferase 1 produces MATNGEEQQSQAGRHQEVGHKSLLQSDALYQYILETSVYPREPECMKELREVTAKHPWNIMTTSADEGQFLNMLLKLVNAKNTMEIGVYTGYSLLATALAIPEDGKILAMDINRENYELGLPVIQKAGVAHKIDFKEGPALPVLDQMIEDGKCHGSFDFIFVDADKDNYINYHKRLIELVKVGGLIGYDNTLWNGSVVAPPDAPMRKYVRYYRDFVLELNKALAADPRIEICMLPVGDGITLCRRIQ; encoded by the exons ATGGCCACCAACGGAGAGGAACAGCAAAGCCAGGCAGGAAGGCACCAGGAAGTTGGCCACAAGAGCCTTTTGCAAAGTGATGCTCTTTACCAG tatattctCGAGACTAGTGTGTATCCAAGAGAGCCTGAATGCATGAAGGAGCTCAGGGAGGTGACTGCCAAGCATCCTTG GAACATCATGACCACATCTGCTGATGAAGGGCAATTCTTGAATATGCTTTTGAAGCTTGTCAATGCCAAAAACACCATGGAGATCGGTGTTTACACTGGCTATTCTCTCTTGGCCACTGCCCTGGCTATCCCTGAGGATGGCAAG ATCTTGGCTATGGACATCAACAGAGAAAACTATGAATTGGGTCTCCCAGTAATTCAGAAAGCTGGTGTTGCGCACAAGATTGATTTCAAGGAAGGCCCTGCTCTACCAGTTCTTGATCAAATGATTGAAGAT GGGAAGTGCCATGGAAGTTTTGATTTCATCTTTGTGGATGCTGACAAggacaattatataaattatcacAAGAGGTTGATTGAGCTTGTAAAAGTTGGTGGGCTGATTGGGTACGACAACACTCTGTGGAATGGATCTGTGGTGGCTCCACCTGATGCACCAATGAGGAAGTATGTGAGGTACTACAGGGACTTTGTTTTGGAGCTCAACAAGGCACTTGCTGCTGACCCCAGGATTGAAATTTGCATGCTTCCTGTTGGTGATGGCATCACTCTCTGCCGTCGGATCCAATGA